In Solanum pennellii chromosome 7, SPENNV200, the following are encoded in one genomic region:
- the LOC107024392 gene encoding AP2-like ethylene-responsive transcription factor AIL5 isoform X2 produces the protein MDMNSSSCEKWLGFSLSNINNLSPSTTNSSQLSLFQAFNSNPNTNCGVVRQNENGEPKVENMLGSCCESNTTTSCEYGSELKRIAATFLPTTFSDDHKEKLPLIVTQPKKPHESFGQRTSIYRGVTRHRWTGRYEAHLWDNSCRRQGQSRKGRQVYLGGYDKEEKAARAYDLAALKYWGPTTTTNFPVSNYERELEEMKNMTRQEFVASLRRKSSGFSRGASIYRGVTRHHQHGRWQARIGRVAGNKDLYLGTFSTQEEAAEAYDIAAIKFRGLNAVTNFDISRYDVKSIASSNLPVGGMSNKSKSSSDETTKHVENRPNLRDQDRDISSAPNYTSQNLAMVNLGFGLPIKQDAFDFWSSLGYNNNRSKNGLLFQGTTMNAQGTAFFSNEVNNSSVMLNEQGYDNHDQQQQSGGSSSEINMALNSNIATTSTTIDSTSFGNWMAPSLHSFQSSTKNNLGPYHTPIFGIE, from the exons ATGGATATGAATTCTTCTTCTTGTGAGAAGTGGCTTGGCTTCTCACTTTCCAATATCAACAACTTGTCACCTTCTACTACTAATTCTTCACAACTTTCCCTCTTCCAAGCTTTCAATTCCAACCCTAATACTAATT gtGGGGTGGTGAGACAAAATGAAAATGGTGAACCAAAGGTTGAAAATATGTTGGGATCTTGTTGTGAGAGTAATACAACTACTAGTTGTGAATATGGATCAGAGTTGAAGAGGATAGCAGCTACTTTTCTACCTACTACCTTTAGTGATGATCACAAAGAGAAGTTGCCTCTAATTGTCACTCAACCTAAGAAGCCACATGAATCATTTGGACAACGCACTTCTATTTATAGAGGTGTTACTAG ACATAGATGGACAGGAAGATATGAAGCTCATTTGTGGGATAATAGTTGTAGAAGACAAGGACAAAGTAGAAAAGGGAGGCAAG TTTACTTAG GTGGTTATGATAAAGAAGAGAAAGCAGCTAGAGCTTATGATCTTGCTGCCCTTAAGTATTGGGGTCCAACCACCACCACTAATTTTCCG GTATCGAACTATGAGAGGGAGCTTGAAGAAATGAAGAACATGACAAGGCAGGAATTTGTTGCATCTCTTAGAAG GAAAAGTAGTGGATTTTCAAGAGGAGCCTCTATCTACAGAGGTGTCACAAG acACCACCAACATGGTAGATGGCAAGCAAGAATCGGTAGAGTGGCTGGAAACAAAGATCTATATCTTGGAACTTTTA GCACACAAGAGGAAGCAGCAGAGGCTTATGATATCGCAGCAATTAAATTTAGAGGACTAAATGCGGTAACAAATTTCGACATTAGTCGGTACGATGTTAAAAGTATCGCTAGTAGCAATCTCCCCGTTGGAGGAATGAGTAACAAATCCAAAAGCTCATCGGACGAAACTACTAAACATGTCGAAAATCGACCCAATCTTCGAGATCAAGATAGAGATATTTCCTCTGCTCCTAATTACACATCACAAAATCTGGCTATGGTGAATTTAGGTTTTGGATTGCCTATAAAACAAGATGCATTCGATTTTTGGTCAAGCCTTGGATACAATAACAATCGAAgcaaaaatggtttgttatttCAGGGTACAACTATGAATGCACAAGGTACTGCATTCTTCAGCAATGAAGTCAACAATAGTAGTGTCATGTTGAATGAACAAGGGTACGATAATCatgatcaacaacaacaaagtgGTGGTTCTAGTAGTGAAATAAATATGGCTTTAAATAGCAATATTGCCACTACAAGTACTACTATTGATAGCACTAGTTTTGGTAATTGGATGGCACCTTCTCTCCATTCGTTCCAAAGTAGTACAAAGAATAACCTAGGACCATATCATACTCCAATATTTGGCATCGAATAA
- the LOC107024392 gene encoding AP2-like ethylene-responsive transcription factor AIL5 isoform X1 has product MYIYLNFLIIKIESKKKLLDSSEYTNPYLSLSLHVCVFVFSMINDYIYFIGGVVRQNENGEPKVENMLGSCCESNTTTSCEYGSELKRIAATFLPTTFSDDHKEKLPLIVTQPKKPHESFGQRTSIYRGVTRHRWTGRYEAHLWDNSCRRQGQSRKGRQVYLGGYDKEEKAARAYDLAALKYWGPTTTTNFPVSNYERELEEMKNMTRQEFVASLRRKSSGFSRGASIYRGVTRHHQHGRWQARIGRVAGNKDLYLGTFSTQEEAAEAYDIAAIKFRGLNAVTNFDISRYDVKSIASSNLPVGGMSNKSKSSSDETTKHVENRPNLRDQDRDISSAPNYTSQNLAMVNLGFGLPIKQDAFDFWSSLGYNNNRSKNGLLFQGTTMNAQGTAFFSNEVNNSSVMLNEQGYDNHDQQQQSGGSSSEINMALNSNIATTSTTIDSTSFGNWMAPSLHSFQSSTKNNLGPYHTPIFGIE; this is encoded by the exons atgtatatttatttaaattttttaatcataaagaTAGAATCTAAAAAAAAGCTATTGGATTCGTCTGAATACACGAATCCCTATCTATCTCTGTCTTTGCATGTATGTGTATTTGTGTTTTCCATGATtaatgattatatatattttataggtGGGGTGGTGAGACAAAATGAAAATGGTGAACCAAAGGTTGAAAATATGTTGGGATCTTGTTGTGAGAGTAATACAACTACTAGTTGTGAATATGGATCAGAGTTGAAGAGGATAGCAGCTACTTTTCTACCTACTACCTTTAGTGATGATCACAAAGAGAAGTTGCCTCTAATTGTCACTCAACCTAAGAAGCCACATGAATCATTTGGACAACGCACTTCTATTTATAGAGGTGTTACTAG ACATAGATGGACAGGAAGATATGAAGCTCATTTGTGGGATAATAGTTGTAGAAGACAAGGACAAAGTAGAAAAGGGAGGCAAG TTTACTTAG GTGGTTATGATAAAGAAGAGAAAGCAGCTAGAGCTTATGATCTTGCTGCCCTTAAGTATTGGGGTCCAACCACCACCACTAATTTTCCG GTATCGAACTATGAGAGGGAGCTTGAAGAAATGAAGAACATGACAAGGCAGGAATTTGTTGCATCTCTTAGAAG GAAAAGTAGTGGATTTTCAAGAGGAGCCTCTATCTACAGAGGTGTCACAAG acACCACCAACATGGTAGATGGCAAGCAAGAATCGGTAGAGTGGCTGGAAACAAAGATCTATATCTTGGAACTTTTA GCACACAAGAGGAAGCAGCAGAGGCTTATGATATCGCAGCAATTAAATTTAGAGGACTAAATGCGGTAACAAATTTCGACATTAGTCGGTACGATGTTAAAAGTATCGCTAGTAGCAATCTCCCCGTTGGAGGAATGAGTAACAAATCCAAAAGCTCATCGGACGAAACTACTAAACATGTCGAAAATCGACCCAATCTTCGAGATCAAGATAGAGATATTTCCTCTGCTCCTAATTACACATCACAAAATCTGGCTATGGTGAATTTAGGTTTTGGATTGCCTATAAAACAAGATGCATTCGATTTTTGGTCAAGCCTTGGATACAATAACAATCGAAgcaaaaatggtttgttatttCAGGGTACAACTATGAATGCACAAGGTACTGCATTCTTCAGCAATGAAGTCAACAATAGTAGTGTCATGTTGAATGAACAAGGGTACGATAATCatgatcaacaacaacaaagtgGTGGTTCTAGTAGTGAAATAAATATGGCTTTAAATAGCAATATTGCCACTACAAGTACTACTATTGATAGCACTAGTTTTGGTAATTGGATGGCACCTTCTCTCCATTCGTTCCAAAGTAGTACAAAGAATAACCTAGGACCATATCATACTCCAATATTTGGCATCGAATAA